One Purpureocillium takamizusanense chromosome 1, complete sequence genomic window carries:
- a CDS encoding uncharacterized protein (COG:S~EggNog:ENOG503NYGF), whose product MTSPKTDTACVVDAASAAAPDQQAHTTQGPGGMPEIELLARRPAPSETPQPQTNDDVQRQTASGGIPDAASKRRLFYSSAQWTSDGTTIIVGASDNSVSSFVLPADLLQSAGQDLVLEPQATTNLPEPTYAIAAAPFFSLADPVSQTYLVSCRDHPIHLHHAFPDPDTHQTPLGSYRLIRKETEQYITPASMIWQQPGTHFLCGSANRLDLFDVSRHGSDGPLTTVPTIPSKRHISKGSGVGMKGTVSALAASPYDANGGSLVAAGTWTRWMGMYDLSRTNKVVANWSISQAASADFGLDIGGQGVVQVSWSPCGRYLVINERQSSGLLVYDIRGAGKLLSVLTGRRCASQQRLTCDLFQSDIYGSAGFEVWGGSQDGHVLVWDNVGLRDGPLSPSWDWKAHDSPVGSTILHDCGSVVATCSGAWEHSPDHVLGDTLDKSSQCRVLDESSLKIWSISNTQS is encoded by the coding sequence CACACACGACCCAAGGACCGGGAGGCATGCCAGAAATTGAGCTCCTGGCACGGCGGCCCGCTCCAAGCGagacgccgcagccgcagacGAATGATGACGTGCAGAGACAGACGGCAAGTGGCGGCATCCCTGACGCTGCATCCAAGCGCCGCCTCTTTTACTCGTCGGCCCAGTGGACGTccgacggcaccaccatcattGTAGGCGCCTCAGACAactccgtctcctccttcGTCCTCCCGGCCGACCTCCTGCAGTCTGCCGGCCAAGACCTCGTGCTGGAGCCCCAAGCCACAACCAACCTCCCAGAGCCCACGTATGCCATTGCTGCCGCGCCCTTCTTCAGTCTGGCCGACCCTGTCTCGCAGACATATCTCGTCAGCTGTAGAGACCATCCAATCCACCTCCACCATGCGTTCCCTGACCCAGACACGCATCAGACGCCGCTGGGCTCGTACAGGCTCATCAGGAAGGAAACTGAGCAGTACATAACGCCCGCTTCCATGAtttggcagcagcccggcacTCACTTCCTTTGCGGGTCCGCAAACCGCCTCGATCTTTTCGACGTCTCTCGTCATGGCTCCGACGGGCCCCTCACGACAGTGCCCACTATCCCGTCCAAGAGACATATTTCCAAGGGAAGTGGTGTGGGTATGAAAGGGACCGTCTCAGCCCTTGCCGCCTCTCCCTACGATGCCAACGGAGGGTCTCTCGTGGCTGCGGGGACTTGGACTCGTTGGATGGGCATGTACGATCTGTCGCGCACAAACAAGGTGGTTGCCAACTGGAGTATCTCACAAGCCGCCAGCGCGGACTTTGGCCTCGACATCGGAGGTCAAGGCGTCGTCCAAGTTTCATGGAGCCCGTGTGGCCGCTATCTTGTGATCAATGAACGGCAGTCGAGCGGACTTCTCGTGTACGACATCCGCGGTGCCGGAAAGCTGCTCAGTGTCTTGACGGGTCGCAGAtgcgccagccagcaaagATTGACATGCGACCTGTTTCAAAGTGATATATACGGTTCCGCTGGCTTTGAGGTCTGGGGAGGCTCTCAAGACGGCCACGTCCTCGTGTGGGACAACGTCGGGCTTCGGGACGGACCTCTGTCGCCCTCCTGGGATTGGAAGGCTCACGATTCGCCTGTCGGCAGCACGATACTGCACGATTGCGGTTCTGTAGTTGCCACTTGCTCCGGTGCCTGGGAACACTCTCCGGATCATGTCCTCGGTGACACTTTGGACAAAAGCAGTCAATGCCGGGTTCTCGATGAATCATCGCTAAAGATCTGGTCTATTAGCAATACCCAGAGCTAA
- a CDS encoding uncharacterized protein (EggNog:ENOG503NUDX), whose translation MAFSLFEPDGKLSSIVPSLGAGVEPGNPTVLPLEVLQQFHFTFLIRHPRRSIPSFYRCTTPPLSQGTGFDGFLPSEAGYLELRRMLDFCIEKGLVDKSRLIVIDADDLLDEPEKIVRSYCDRVAIDFRPEMLEWSDADREHAARLVPTVFQGFHGNVDGSSSLKPRTHAQKTVSVEDENKEWAEKYGSEAQRVIRETVDANIPHYEYLKQYCLKV comes from the exons ATGGCTTTTTCCCTGTTTGAGCCAGACGGAAAACTGTCTAGCATCGTACCATCTCTCGGAGCCGGAGTGGAACCTGGTAACCCAACAGTGTTGCCACTTGAAGTCCTGCAGCAATTTCACTTCACATTCCTTATCCGACACCCACGGCGCTCCATCCCGTCCTTCTACCGCTGCACCACTCCGCCCCTAAGCCAGGGAACGGGCTTCGACGGCTTCCTGCCGAGCGAGGCGGGCTACTTGGAGTTGAGGCGAATGCTCGACTTCTGCATCGAGAAGGGTCTTGTTGACAAAAGCCGGCTCATTGTCATCGATGCGGATGATTTACTTGACGAGCCGGAGAAGATCGTTAGAAGTTACTGCGATAGAGTGGCAATTGACTTTAGGCCGGAGATGCTTGAGTGGAGCGACGCCGACAGGGAGCACGCTGCCCGACTGGTTCCCACTGTATTCCAGGGTTTCCACGGCAATGTTGATGGATCGTCAAGTCTCAAGCCAAGAACGCATGCTCAG AAAACCGTGTCAGTCGAAGATGAGAACAAGGAGTGGGCGGAGAAGTATGGATCGGAAGCGCAGAGGGTCATTCGTGAGACTGTGGACGCCAACATTCCGCACTATGAGTATCTCAAGCAGTACTGCCTCAAAGTCTAG
- a CDS encoding uncharacterized protein (COG:S~SECRETED:SignalP(1-20~SECRETED:cutsite=AQA-TS~SECRETED:prob=0.7552)~EggNog:ENOG503P1Z5~MEROPS:MER0003426), protein MPTMFHTTIFISLLTAVAQATSVLSPQAGERSQIRHSKRGDVLMNNWCGPVKQVTQVTSVEASWSVPSVSRQQGTTDDNWFYHWVGIDGVGNCNVLLQAGTGSTIYDGYTDTYAWYEFYPGNMTYAREVPVAIGDDVYVSVVATSTTSGTIYIENKTNKKSHTYYLESEFGALCLEHAEWIAEAPGKPLPNFSTFSMTGAKGATASGQTFDMQGSDMDYMYHYGPCRAKLQGGSDVTFYNRV, encoded by the exons ATGCCGACAATGTTTCATACCACCATTTTCATTTCGCTCCTCACCGCTGTGGCTCAGGCAACGTCTGTCCTGAGCCCCCAAGCTGGCGAGCGGTCGCAAATTAGGCACTCAAAAAGAGGCGATGTTCTGATGAACAACTGGTGCGGCCCTGTCAAGCAGGTCACCCAGGTGACTTCTGTTGAGGCGAGCTGGAGCGTTCCGTCCGTCTCGCGGCAGCAAGGCACCACGGATGACAACTGGTTCTACCACTGGGTCGGTATCGATGGTGTGGGAAATTGCAATGTCTTGttgcaggcaggcactgGTTCGACC ATTTACGATGGATATACCGATACTTACGCCTGGTACGAGTTTTACCCAGGTAACATGACCTATGCTCGTGAAGTACCAG TTGCCATTGGCGATGATGTATACGTCAGCGTCGTTGCAACTTCCACCACGTCCGGCACAAT TTACATCGAGAACAAGACGAACAAGAAGTCGCATACATACTACTTGGAAAGCGAATTTGGTGCTCTCTGCTTGGAGCACGCCGAGTGGATCGCCGAAGCTCCTGGCAAACCTCTTCCCAACTTCTCGACGTTCAGCATGACCGGAGCAAAGGGAGCTACTGCGAGTGGACAGACCTTCGACATGCAGGGCTCGGACATGGACTACATGTATCACTACGGGCCGTGCCGTGCGAAACTCCAGGGCGGGTCGGACGTGACGTTTTATAACAGGGTATAG
- a CDS encoding uncharacterized protein (SECRETED:SignalP(1-19~SECRETED:cutsite=ALA-VE~SECRETED:prob=0.5055)~EggNog:ENOG503PE1T~COG:O) — protein MLSTAILQGLLATSVAALAVEKGQGDGTAQLQESSKSTCDVWRQHHGGAYEINKHMAELEKNNTYKDKPIEIGVHIHSFRSSRQGVRTEPAVYDAYVSMLNRWFNPAKISFVLRDTERFIDAGAVGLFVENRLWPRHRGCGKDLNLYFGSPKLDGEYAEGALAPKNLSDSGEIPDGVFLQETGSAPSSPMVAQLTAAWMGLLHPFEDMCLNDGGLVPSCLNELSRCSSNNPVAFGKKSTPDCKEVRTRCSDKNIMSLGEMSEGFTPGQVRRLHTLYNYFRANANCPPPQYSKPWWESIFDNKRLVAVPVQELSRDAKTLLGRDVPPTGTAPQSDPSPKTSSRVMICQGEYGGDELEECWAPGEEPARTRSEGTAPA, from the exons ATGTTGTCGACTGCTATCTTGCAAGGCCTGCTGGCCACGTcggtcgccgcgctcgctgTCGAGAAGGGACAAGGAGATGGTACTGCCCAACTTCAGGAATCTTCGAAATCCACTTGCGACGTTTGGCGACAGCACCACGGAGGTGCATATGAGATCAACAAGCACATGGCTGAGCTGGAGAAGAACAACACATACAAAGACAAGCCCATTGAGATCGGTGTTCACATCCACTCGTTCAGGAGCTCGCGTCAAGGCGTGCGTACAGAG CCGGCGGTCTACGACGCGTACGTCTCCATGCTCAACCGTTGGTTCAATCCAGCCAAGATTTCCTTCGTGCTTCGGGACACAGAGCGCTTCATTGATGCCGGGGCGGTCGGTCTCTTTGTAGAGAATCGCTTGTGGCCCCGCCATAGGGGTTGCGGCAAGGACCTCAACCTTTACTTTGGCAGTCCGAAGCTAGATGGTGAATACGCGGAAGGCGCCTTGGCACCCAAGAACCTATCGGACTCGGGGGAAATTCCGGATGGAGTATTCCTGCAGgagacgggctcggcgccatcgtcgccgatgGTCGCGCAATTGACGGCCGCTTGGATGGGGCTACTTCACCCGTTCGAGGACATGTGCCTCAACGATGGCGGTCTTGTCCCGAGCTGCCTCAACGAGCTGAGCCGTTGCTCCAGCAACAACCCCGTGGCCTTTGGGAAGAAGTCAACTCCGGACTGCAAAGAGGTTCGAACAAGGTGCTCTGACAAGAACATCATGTCCCTTGGGGAGATGTCGGAGGGGTTCacgccaggccaggtcaGGCGCCTACACACCCTGTACAACTACTTCCGCGCCAACGCGAATTGCCCACCACCCCAGTACAGCAAGCCGTGGTGGGAGTCGATTTTTGACAACAAGAGGCTCGTGGCCGTTCCCGTGCAAGAATTGTCTCGGGATGCGAAAACCCTCCTCGGTCGTGACGTCCCCCCCACGGGCACGGCACCTCAGAGCGACCCTTCCCCGAAGACGTCTAGCCGGGTTATGATTTGCCAGGGTGAATacggcggtgacgagctcgaggagtGCTGGGCCCCCGGTGAGGAGCCCgctcggacgaggagcgagGGCACCGCTCCCGCATAG
- a CDS encoding uncharacterized protein (MEROPS:MER0214982~COG:S~EggNog:ENOG502RZIH) has protein sequence MTMAPARILLSHGVLADGSSWSKVIPHLQAAGHEVITCQEPLTSLPDDINVVKTALKTLNDRSDVPIVVAGHSFGGFVITNAVTDAPNVKALVYVMAYAPDKGESVNSLSADYTPLESHKYFVPDAGGRLLLGQPEYVKYFAPDVNPVDARVLAASQGPFDGARWDFASGEPAWKQVNNKYYVIAEKDQIIQPELQAFFAKRMNAKTHTLKGASHAGLISRGEAVADIILEAANSS, from the coding sequence ATGACCATGGCCCCAGCACGCATTCTTCTTTCGCACGGCGTTctcgccgacggctcgtcgTGGTCCAAGGTCATTCCCCACCTCCAGGCAGCGGGCCACGAGGTAATCACCTGTCAAGAGCCGCTCACCAGCCTCCCAGACGACATCAACGTCGTCAAGACTGCTCTGAAGACGCTCAACGACCGGAGCGATGTGCCAATCGTTGTCGCCGGGCACTCCttcggcggcttcgtcatAACGAATGCGGTGACCGACGCGCCCAACGTCAAGGCCCTGGTCTACGTGATGGCTTACGCCCCGGACAAGGGCGAGAGCGTCAACTCGCTCAGCGCCGACTACACGCCTTTGGAGTCGCACAAGTACTTTGTCCCCGACGCTGGAGGTCGCCTCCTCCTGGGGCAGCCAGAGTACGTCAAATACTTTGCGCCTGACGTCAACCCCGTGGATGCCCGTGTTCTGGCTGCGAGCCAGGGTCCCTTCGACGGTGCCCGGTGGGACTTTGCATCCGGAGAGCCGGCCTGGAAGCAGGTCAACAACAAGTACTACGTCATTGCCGAAAAGGATCAGATTATCCAGCCCGAGCTGCAGGCATTCTTTGCTAAGCGTATGAACGCCAAGACTCATACACTGAAGGGGGCCAGCCATGCTGGACTCATTAGCCGTGGGGAGGCCGTTGCTGATATCATCCTCGAGGCTGCGAATAGCTCCTAA
- a CDS encoding uncharacterized protein (COG:S~TransMembrane:7 (o44-64i76-96o108-129i150-172o192-211i223-244o264-283i)~EggNog:ENOG503P0S0): MATPTITLGPTRTFAARSTATCTTAVPDRYGHVPGDACDAYYDFYPSFVGNLAFAALFSLSTTGHLVEAVVFKKRFCWVVIMGGLWETAAFIIRTLGSHNQQEMQYALWGQLLFLLAPLWINAFVYMTVARMVHFALPSRRIWGIRAARMTLLFVWLDIVCFLVQGGGGSLLSGDNSADVRSIGSKVYMSGVGLQLAFVLVFIVLTGCFYLEMRRVTGGRMGLMRWLTLAMIAVLLFIVMRIVYRLVEFSPGAGTDNPLLTSEIYPFMLDAFPMLVALVLLNVMHPGFVLRGPESEFPHISRAEKKALKAKKKEDKQRRKEEKKRGKGGRPSSEYALADDVRRATGSESEAERM, from the exons atggccacACCAACTATTACTCTGGGGCCGACCCGGACATTCGCTGCCAGGTCTACGGCCACTTGCACCACGGCCGTGCCGGACAGATACGGCCATGTCCCGGGCGACGCATGCGATGCCTACTACGACTTCTACCCGAGCTTCGTGGGCAACCTGGCCTTCGCCGCGCTCTTCAGCCTCAGCACCACAGGCCACCTCGTGGAGGCCGTCGTGTTCAAGAAACGATTCTGCTGGGTCGTCATTATGGGCGGCCTGTGGGAGACGGCCGCCTTTATCATCAGAACCCTCGGTTCGCACAATCAGCAGGAGATGCAGTATGCTCTCTGGGGGcagctcctcttccttctgGCCCCGCTGT GGATCAATGCCTTCGTGTACATGACAGTCGCGCGCATGGTGCACTTTGCCTTGCCGAGCCGGAGAATCTGGGGCATTCGCGCAGCGCGCATGACGCTGCTTTTCGTGTGGCTGGACATTGTGTGCTTCCTCGTacaaggcggtggcgggagCCTGCTGTCCGGCGACAACTCGGCCGACGTGCGGAGCATCGGATCCAAGGTGTACATGTCGGGCGTGGGCTTACAGCTAGCCTTCGtgctcgtcttcatcgtcctGACCGGTTGCTTCTACCTCGAGATGCGACGGGTGACGGGCGGCAGGATGGGGCTGATGCGATGGTTGACACTGGCCATGATTGCCGTGCTGCTCTTCATTGTA ATGCGCATCGTCTATCGCCTCGTCGAGTTCAGTCCAGGCGCAGGCACGGACAACCCGCTCCTGACGAGCGAGATATACCCCTTCATGCTGGACGCGTTCCCAATGCTGGTTGCGCTGGTACTGCTCAACGTCATGCACCCCGGCTTCGTGCTGCGCGGACCGGAGAGCGAGTTCCCGCACATCAGCCgcgcggagaagaaggcactgaaggcgaagaagaaggaggacaAGCAACGGCGCAAGGAGGAAAAGAAGCGAGGCAaaggcggccggccgagcagcgagTACGCGCTAGCGGACGATGTGCGCCGGGCGACGGGGAGCGAGAGCGAAGCAGAAAGGATGTAA
- a CDS encoding uncharacterized protein (EggNog:ENOG503NUDX): MTSPRIIVLTHPRAVSTAFERVFTTRRDILATFHEPFNIAFYFGPEAVSERYKGTSATVATSEFSAVTYKAVLDSFAEAEERGKRIFVKEMAFSLFEPDGKLSSIVPSLGAGVEPGNPTVLPLEVLQQFHFTFLIRHPRRSIPSFYRCTTPPLSQGTGFDGFLPSEAGYLELRRMLDFCIEKGLVDKSRLIVIDADDLLDEPEKIVRSYCDRVAIDFRPEMLEWSDADREHAARLVPTVFQGFHGNVDGSSSLKPRTHAQKTVSVEDENKEWAEKYGSEAQRVIRETVDANIPHYEYLKQYCLKV, from the exons ATGACTTCTCcccgcatcatcgtcctGACACACCCGCGGGCGGTGTCTACTGCGTTTGAGAGG GTCTTTACAACTCGACGTGATATCCTGGCGACTTTCCATGAGCCTTTCAACATTGCATTCTATTTCGGACCTGAGGCTGTGTCAGAGCGCTACAAGGGCACGTCTGCCACTGTCGCTACGTCAGAGTTTTCTGCAGTGACCTATAAAGCTGTCCTCGATAGCTTTGcagaggcggaggagagg GGCAAGAGAATATTCGTGAAAGAAATGGCTTTTTCCCTGTTTGAGCCAGACGGAAAACTGTCTAGCATCGTACCATCTCTCGGAGCCGGAGTGGAACCTGGTAACCCAACAGTGTTGCCACTTGAAGTCCTGCAGCAATTTCACTTCACATTCCTTATCCGACACCCACGGCGCTCCATCCCGTCCTTCTACCGCTGCACCACTCCGCCCCTAAGCCAGGGAACGGGCTTCGACGGCTTCCTGCCGAGCGAGGCGGGCTACTTGGAGTTGAGGCGAATGCTCGACTTCTGCATCGAGAAGGGTCTTGTTGACAAAAGCCGGCTCATTGTCATCGATGCGGATGATTTACTTGACGAGCCGGAGAAGATCGTTAGAAGTTACTGCGATAGAGTGGCAATTGACTTTAGGCCGGAGATGCTTGAGTGGAGCGACGCCGACAGGGAGCACGCTGCCCGACTGGTTCCCACTGTATTCCAGGGTTTCCACGGCAATGTTGATGGATCGTCAAGTCTCAAGCCAAGAACGCATGCTCAG AAAACCGTGTCAGTCGAAGATGAGAACAAGGAGTGGGCGGAGAAGTATGGATCGGAAGCGCAGAGGGTCATTCGTGAGACTGTGGACGCCAACATTCCGCACTATGAGTATCTCAAGCAGTACTGCCTCAAAGTCTAG
- a CDS encoding uncharacterized protein (EggNog:ENOG503NYYQ~SECRETED:SignalP(1-30~SECRETED:cutsite=ASG-HV~SECRETED:prob=0.6385)~TransMembrane:1 (n15-25c30/31o250-273i)), with the protein MTARLSRQRLPPPPAGLAFVAISLSQLASGHVLPRETETAHFRPLKVEPWPLAASTAAPAHSPAPTAAIELRDDHTLYNTVCGYIGGNPALPATCMAGSHCAVDVQHGAMGCCPNGGDCNSGIFTSCVDKNSGPQTADDPYVYTCAGKNVCYKNTFDGGYFQYGCGSASNLATSVATSASGHSALHLSHLTVSLTATATARTTPTTIGSSTTSDTKSDSEPGSTQASPSTSATSDAVAPKKESSTPNTGAIVGGTVGGVAFLVALVALGILLWRRRRGNTRRGPGPTQDTKYISPMADVHRDFEALPSSHEASERDLPLQVPPAHRNGDGVSPDSSDGDVGMAYHHHNYLQDGVPPEGITVGRGADYALDYDQVPLTREIDDFSHGFNSALENIQEDDSPTQPNMDYMSAYPGPRRDRSGGGILWQQNRRQARNPMWM; encoded by the exons ATGACTGCCCGCCTTTCGCGCCAACGCTTACCACCACCCCCGGCGGGCCTCGCCTTTGTCGCCATCTCCCTCTCTCAGCTCGCGAGCGGCCATGTACTTCCCCGAGAGACCGAGACCGCCCACTTTCGTCCGCTCAAGGTCGAGCCATGGCCTCTCGCtgccagcaccgccgcgccagcgcaCTCTCCAGCTCCTACGGCGGCCATCGAGCTTCGCGATGACCACACCCTCTACAACACCGTCTGTGGCTACATAGGAGGAAACCCGGCGCTGCCTGCGACGTGTATGGCGGGATCGCactgcgccgtcgacgtccagCATGGCGCTATGGGCTGCTGCCCTAACGGAGGCGACTGCAACAGCGGTATCTTCACCAGTTGCGTCGACAAGAACAGCGGCCCGCAGACCGCCGACGACCCTTATGTCTACACCTGCGCCGGCAAGAATGTCTGTTACAAAAACACGTTTGATGGCGGCTACTTCCAATACGGTTGCGGCAGTGCGTCGAATTTGGCCACCAGCGTCGCCACCAGCGCGTCGGGACACAGTGCCCTGCACCTTAGCCACTTGACGGTCTCTCTGActgccacggccacggcccgcaCCACTCCTACAACCATCGgatcctccaccacctcggaCACTAAGTCTGACTCCGAGCCTGGTAGCACCcaggcatcgccatcgacgtcAGCTACtagcgacgccgtcgcgcccaAGAAGGAGTCGAGCACGCCCAACACGGGTGCAATCGTCGGAGGCACTGTCGGAGGCGtcgccttcctcgtcgcTTTGGTCGCGCTCGGCATCTTGTTGTGGCGGAGGAGACGAGGCAACACACGCCGGGGGCCAGGGCCGACGCAGGATACTAAGTATATCAG CCCAATGGCTGATGTCCATCGAGACTTTGAGGCGTTGCCGTCATCTCACGAAGCCTCGGAACGAGACCTTCCGTTGCAGGTTCCACCAGCCCACAGGAATGGAGACGGCGTCAGCCCCGACAGctcggacggcgacgtcggcatgGCATATCACCACCACAATTACCTGCAAGACGGGGTACCGCCTGAAGGGATCACGGTgggtcgcggcgccgactATGCGTTGGACTACGATCAAGTTCCCTTGACGAGAGAAATCGACGACTTTTCCCACGGGTTCAACTCGGCACTCGAAAACATTCAAGAAGATGACAGCCCGACGCAGCCCAACATGGACTATATGTCGGCTTATCCCGGACCGCGGCGGGATaggagcggaggagggatATTGTGGCAACAGAACCGCCGCCAGGCTCGCAACCCCATGTGGATGTGA
- a CDS encoding uncharacterized protein (EggNog:ENOG503NUY9~TransMembrane:14 (i49-69o81-105i117-136o142-163i175-197o209-231i252-273o279-297i318-341o353-375i382-402o408-437i449-471o515-538i)~COG:G), translating into MAKAMAVKPVPGVQAVGSTTTEATETSPLLATQPSTSPSYQHGPLKHRFWLIFSQVLLVQFIGFFDTTILSSSHPIITSHFGVASGASWLSTAFLIASTAIQPLLGRLSDATGRKPLFVGCIGIFALATAWCAIAGTFWTFVIARAFCGLGAGGAMALGQIITSDLVPVERRGSYQAYCNVTFGLGSSLGAALGGVLAETIGWRWEFGIQVPILLSCFGVSLAFIPSGLGLREHSLRRSIWTTLKEFDTGGSLLLAICIVCLLLALNLGGNILPWSHPFIVLSLGLFVLSLLAFMWTESRVASPIIPLRLVWHRPHANLLYSNLIAAMLTHAVLFNMPLYFQAVLLSSATSSGLYLMLPSIVTSVTAAMTGLTITHTRHIKWALYLGVSCYLLGTLPLWLLQRNMAQALYLVALVPSSIGQGLQYPGTLIAMLAVSAQSEQAVVTTTLLLWRSLGMVLGVAVSSLVVQNALVHYLDKFVHGAERDHVISLARSSVAAILQLNAPYRQQVIQSYEAALHAMFLSCAVLAFISAVVILPLKSVRIALPPRAVQNN; encoded by the exons AtggccaaggccatggcaGTCAAGCCTGTGCCTGGAGTCCAGGCCGTTGGCTCTACTACCACGGAAGCCACAGAAACCTCGCCATTGCTAGCTACGCAACCCTCGACATCGCCCTCGTACCAGCACGGTCCTTTAAAACATCGATTCTGGCTCATTTTCTCGCAAGTCCTACTTGTACAGTTTATTGGATTCTTCGACACTACTATCCTGTCATCCTCCCATCCTATCATCACGTCACATTTTGGAGTAGCTAGCGGGGCATCGTGGCTTTCGACAGCGTTTTTGatcgcgtcgacggccataCAGCCTCTCCTGGGCCGCCTGTCAGATGCTACCGGTCGCAAACCACTTTTTGTCGGATGCATTGGTATCTTTGCACTGGCTACTGCATGGTGCGCCATAGCAGGCACTTTCTGGACCTTCGTGATCGCCAGGGCGTTCTGTGGACTCGGCGCCGGAGGGGCGATGGCGCTGGGACAGATCATCACAAGCGACCTGGTACCTGTTGA ACGTCGAGGCTCCTATCAGGCGTACTGCAACGTCACCTTTGGTCTTGGCTCCTCCTTGGGCGCCGCTCTCGGTGGAGTCCTGGCCGAGACCATTGGATGGCGATGGGAGTTTGGCATCCAGGTACCCATTCTGCTGTCATGTTTTGGGGTGTCCTTGGCTTTTATCCCTAGTGGCCTCGGATTGCGGGAGCATAGCCTTAGGCGGAGCATTTGGACGACGCTTAAAGAATTCGATACTGGAGGTTCTTTATTGCTGGCTATTTGCATCGTCTGTCTGCTTTTAGCATTG AATCTTGGTGGAAATATCCTGCCAT GGTCCCATCCGTTTATTGTGCTTTCACTTGGTCTCTTTGTCCTCTCTCTACTGGCCTTCATGTGGACCGAGTCACGAGTGGCAAGCCCCATCATCCCTTTGCGATTGGTGTGGCATCGTCCGCACGCCAACCTCCTCTACTCAAACCTGATTGCAGCCATGCTGACGCATGCGGTATTGTTCAACAT GCCTCTATACTTCCAGGCAGTGTTGTTGTCGAGTGCGACATCGTCCGGACTCTATTTGATGCTGCCATCTATTGTCACGTCCGTCACAGCTGCCATGACAGGTCTTACCATAACTCACACACGACATATTAAGTGGGCACTTTACCTGGGGGTATCTTGCTACCTTTTGGGCACGCTCCCTCTCTGGCTCCTGCAACGAAACATGGCACAGGCTCTTTACCTCGTTGCTCTTGTCCCGTCATCAATAGGCCAAGGGCTCCAGTATCCTGGAACTTTGATAGCTATGCTAGCAGTATCGGCACAAAGTGAGCAGGCAGTCGTCACGACAACCCTGCTTCTGTGGCGGAGCCTTGGTATGGTGCTTGGCGTTGCCGTCAGCAGCTTGGTTGTTCAAAATGCCCTTGTGCACTACCTTGACAAATttgtccatggcgccgagaGAGACCACGTTATATCTCTGGCCAGATCTTCTGTCGCGGCAATTTTGCAGCTGAACGCCCCGTACCGTCAGCAAGTCATCCAGAGCTACGAAGCGGCACTACATGCAATGTTTCTTTCCTGCGCAGTCTTGGCATTCATCTCAGCTGTGGTGATTCTGCCGCTCAAGTCAGTCCGGATTGCACTCCCGCCACGTGCAGTTCAGAACAACTGA